TGGGAGTTGGTAGACCGTCTGGTAGACGGTCTTACTGCGCATAGCCAAAATTCGTTTGCTATTTATGGCGGTCGGCGGGTAGGCAAAACCAGCCTGATGCGCATGGTGCAGCAACGCCTGGAAA
Above is a window of Chloroflexota bacterium DNA encoding:
- a CDS encoding ATP-binding protein, which gives rise to MPANPYLITQAVTNPEMFFGRWELVDRLVDGLTAHSQNSFAIYGGRRVGKTSLMRMVQQRLE